A genomic region of Capnocytophaga canimorsus contains the following coding sequences:
- a CDS encoding DUF6929 family protein — MSPKTENENSTIESHSITEFYEYLKRFPLLANTELNIEASAFSDGFLYLFNRSNNVIVKFDYQDFLSYLKTGNLPKIEISRISLPEIEKFEAGFSGATFKEKSQIIFTASVEATDDAYNDGEIIGSLIGVINISDFQKPKVIRYNLIPNNGENPIKVESVTILSSKSNDNTEVVFITDDDNGNTKLIKANLKM; from the coding sequence ATATCACCCAAGACAGAAAATGAAAATTCAACAATAGAAAGTCATTCAATAACAGAGTTTTATGAATATTTAAAACGTTTTCCTTTATTGGCAAATACGGAGCTTAATATTGAAGCAAGTGCTTTTTCCGATGGATTTTTATATTTATTTAATAGAAGTAACAATGTTATTGTAAAGTTTGATTATCAAGATTTTTTATCATACCTAAAAACAGGAAATCTTCCCAAAATAGAAATAAGCCGAATTTCTCTTCCTGAGATAGAAAAATTTGAAGCAGGTTTTTCGGGAGCAACATTTAAGGAAAAGTCACAGATTATTTTCACGGCTTCGGTAGAAGCTACTGATGATGCTTACAACGATGGAGAAATCATTGGGAGTTTAATTGGGGTAATTAATATTTCTGATTTTCAAAAACCTAAAGTAATCCGTTATAATTTAATTCCGAATAATGGTGAAAATCCTATAAAAGTAGAGTCCGTTACGATATTATCTTCAAAATCAAATGATAATACTGAAGTTGTTTTTATAACAGATGATGATAACGGAAATACAAAGCTCATCAAAGCAAATTTGAAAATGTAA
- a CDS encoding ABC-F family ATP-binding cassette domain-containing protein, whose translation MNLLSVENISKAFGERILFENVSFGINKDQKIAFIAKNGSGKTTLLNIIAGKDMPDSGQVVSRNGIHIAYLSQTDHFDEQLTIEETIFSADNPILKVIQEYENALKNPQNEMAYQKAFENMERHNAWDFETQFKQILSRLKLDNIKLQIKSLSGGQKKRLALAHVLISKPDLLILDEPTNHLDLEMIEWLEQFFAKENMTLFMVTHDRYFLERVCNEIVELDQGELYTYKGNYSYFLEKKEARLAQEQASVEKAKNLYMKELDWMRRQPKARTTKSKSRIDDFYLIKEQAHKRRKEHVIQLEINMERLGSKTVEFYNVSKSFGSLSILNKFSYNFLRGEHIGIIGKNGTGKSTFLNLLTGQITPDSGKIVVGETVKFGYYTQKGIEVKSGEKVIDVIKKFGEYIPLLKGRTLSAAQLLERFLFDRKKQYDYVEKLSGGELKRLYLCTVLIQNPNFLILDEPTNDLDIVTLNVLESFLLDYPGCLVVVSHDRYFMDKIVDHLFVFRGDAQIEDFPGNYTDFRVYEESLPPEENAIEKKSQQKNTWRKDGLRGLSFNEQKEFNRLEKDIASLEERKSALENDFASSLSSEEISEKSVALQEIITELENKTERWFELSVKMEDYEN comes from the coding sequence ATGAATTTACTTTCGGTTGAGAATATTTCCAAAGCCTTTGGTGAGCGTATTTTGTTCGAAAATGTTTCCTTTGGTATCAATAAAGATCAAAAGATTGCCTTTATTGCTAAAAATGGCTCTGGAAAAACCACGTTGTTGAATATTATTGCAGGTAAGGATATGCCCGATAGCGGTCAGGTAGTATCGCGTAATGGCATCCATATTGCCTATCTTTCACAAACGGATCATTTTGATGAGCAACTAACTATTGAAGAAACCATTTTTTCAGCAGATAATCCGATTTTAAAAGTTATTCAAGAGTATGAAAATGCTTTAAAAAATCCGCAAAACGAAATGGCTTATCAGAAGGCTTTTGAAAATATGGAACGCCATAATGCGTGGGATTTTGAAACCCAATTCAAACAAATTCTTTCGCGTTTAAAGCTTGATAATATCAAATTACAAATAAAAAGTCTTTCTGGCGGACAAAAAAAGCGCTTGGCTTTGGCTCACGTACTCATTAGCAAACCCGATTTACTTATTTTAGACGAGCCTACTAACCATCTGGATTTGGAAATGATCGAGTGGTTGGAACAATTCTTTGCTAAAGAAAATATGACCCTTTTTATGGTAACCCACGATCGTTATTTTCTTGAGCGTGTTTGTAATGAAATTGTAGAATTAGATCAAGGCGAATTATACACTTATAAAGGAAATTATTCTTATTTTTTAGAAAAGAAAGAGGCTCGATTGGCTCAAGAACAAGCCAGTGTAGAGAAGGCTAAAAACCTATACATGAAGGAATTGGATTGGATGCGACGCCAACCTAAGGCACGTACTACAAAATCAAAGTCGCGTATTGATGATTTTTATCTGATTAAGGAACAAGCACACAAACGCAGGAAGGAGCACGTTATTCAGTTGGAAATCAATATGGAACGCTTAGGTAGTAAAACGGTTGAATTTTATAATGTAAGTAAAAGTTTTGGCTCTTTATCCATACTCAATAAGTTTAGTTATAATTTTTTACGCGGAGAACATATCGGGATTATCGGAAAGAATGGAACAGGAAAATCTACTTTTTTGAATTTACTTACGGGGCAAATCACACCCGATAGCGGAAAAATTGTAGTAGGAGAAACCGTAAAATTCGGATATTATACTCAAAAAGGCATTGAGGTAAAATCGGGTGAAAAAGTAATTGATGTCATCAAAAAATTCGGTGAATATATTCCATTGCTTAAAGGGCGTACGCTTTCAGCTGCACAACTCTTGGAGCGCTTTCTTTTCGATCGTAAAAAACAATACGATTACGTAGAAAAACTCAGCGGAGGTGAACTCAAACGGTTGTATTTGTGTACTGTACTGATTCAAAATCCGAATTTTTTAATTTTAGATGAACCTACAAATGATTTGGATATTGTTACCTTAAATGTGTTGGAATCCTTTTTATTGGATTATCCTGGGTGTTTGGTAGTGGTTTCCCACGATAGGTATTTTATGGATAAAATTGTTGATCATTTGTTTGTATTTCGAGGGGATGCTCAAATAGAAGACTTCCCTGGTAATTATACCGATTTCCGTGTGTATGAGGAAAGTCTTCCGCCCGAAGAAAATGCTATAGAGAAAAAATCTCAACAAAAAAATACGTGGCGCAAAGACGGACTTAGAGGACTTTCCTTCAACGAACAAAAAGAATTCAATCGTTTAGAAAAAGACATTGCCTCTTTGGAAGAAAGAAAGTCAGCACTTGAGAATGATTTTGCTTCTTCTTTAAGTTCGGAAGAAATTAGTGAAAAATCGGTAGCCTTACAAGAAATCATCACAGAATTGGAAAACAAAACCGAGCGCTGGTTCGAGTTGTCTGTAAAAATGGAAGACTATGAAAACTGA
- the xerD gene encoding site-specific tyrosine recombinase XerD: MSDWKATLTEYQNYLRLQRGMSNNSVISYGLDLEKLIIYLEKYQIEESAENITSDTLRQFVYETSKNINSRSQARLISALKSFFTFMMTEKHREDFPMELIEAPKIGLKLPDTLSLQEIDQLLNGIDLSTAEGHRNRAIIETLYGCGLRVSELVDLKLSNLFFKENFIRVLGKGNKQRLIPIGTFTQKQIENYVKYQRNELKIAKGHEDILFLNRRGKQLTRAMIFTIIRQTADHIGLKKRISPHTFRHSFATHLLENGANLRAIQLMLGHESITTTEIYMHVEKSFLREMINTYHPRQKMKIQQ; this comes from the coding sequence ATGTCGGACTGGAAAGCTACTCTTACCGAGTATCAAAATTATTTGAGATTACAGCGAGGAATGTCAAACAATTCGGTAATTTCCTATGGGTTGGACTTGGAAAAACTCATCATTTATCTGGAAAAGTATCAGATAGAAGAGTCTGCTGAAAACATAACTTCAGATACACTTCGTCAGTTTGTTTATGAAACTTCAAAGAATATCAATTCCCGATCACAAGCTCGGCTTATTTCGGCATTGAAGAGTTTCTTTACTTTTATGATGACAGAAAAGCATCGGGAGGATTTTCCAATGGAACTCATAGAAGCTCCAAAAATAGGACTTAAGCTCCCCGATACGCTTTCTTTACAAGAAATCGACCAGCTTTTAAATGGAATTGATTTGAGTACTGCTGAAGGACATCGAAATCGAGCCATTATTGAAACCTTATACGGTTGCGGACTTCGTGTTTCTGAGCTAGTAGATTTAAAATTATCTAATTTATTCTTCAAGGAAAATTTCATTCGAGTTTTGGGTAAAGGTAACAAACAAAGGCTTATTCCTATCGGAACATTTACCCAGAAACAAATCGAAAATTATGTAAAATATCAGCGTAATGAACTAAAAATTGCCAAAGGTCACGAGGATATTCTTTTTCTTAACCGACGAGGCAAACAGCTCACTCGTGCGATGATTTTTACCATAATTCGGCAGACGGCAGACCATATAGGCTTAAAAAAAAGAATTAGTCCGCATACTTTTCGGCATTCTTTTGCTACTCATTTGTTAGAAAATGGCGCTAATTTAAGAGCAATTCAGCTTATGCTTGGACACGAAAGTATCACTACCACTGAAATTTATATGCACGTGGAGAAATCTTTTCTGCGTGAAATGATAAATACATATCACCCAAGACAGAAAATGAAAATTCAACAATAG
- the hemN gene encoding oxygen-independent coproporphyrinogen III oxidase — MKKSFVQKYNVAGPRYTSYPTVPYWDTHSFTEEKWLESLQRSFKESNQSEGISLYIHLPFCESLCTFCGCHKRITKRHEVEAPYIDAVLKEWKLYTDFLKEVPIIKEIHLGGGTPTFFAPNQLKRLIEGILDKAQVAQDKTFSFEGHPNNTTKVHLQTLFDLGFDRVSFGVQDYSLKVQKAINRVQPFENVQRVTHWAREIGYKSISHDLVFGLPFQTLNDVLYTIDKSNSLRPDRIAFYSYAHVPWIKGNGQRGFDESNLPSGDQKRMLYETGKKHLIEAGYLEIGMDHFSLTSDSLYESFVNNNLHRNFMGYTASKTQVMIGLGVSSIGDSWYGFAQNEKDLEDYYKRIESDQIPVFRGHILTEEDLIVRKHILNLMCHFETSWEDQKTYFPEIKQVTEQLAEMVNDGLIRIDGQKMTVTELGKPFVRNVCMAFDLRLQRNIPETKIFSMTV, encoded by the coding sequence ATGAAGAAATCATTTGTTCAGAAATATAATGTTGCAGGACCTCGTTATACGAGTTATCCTACAGTCCCTTACTGGGATACCCATTCATTTACGGAGGAAAAATGGCTAGAAAGTTTACAAAGGTCTTTTAAGGAAAGTAATCAATCTGAAGGGATTAGCTTGTACATTCATCTTCCTTTTTGTGAAAGTTTGTGTACATTTTGTGGCTGCCACAAGCGTATTACCAAACGCCACGAAGTGGAAGCCCCTTACATTGATGCGGTACTAAAAGAATGGAAACTTTATACCGATTTTTTGAAAGAAGTTCCTATTATTAAGGAAATTCATTTAGGAGGGGGCACACCAACGTTCTTTGCTCCTAATCAATTGAAAAGACTTATTGAAGGGATTTTAGATAAAGCTCAAGTAGCTCAAGATAAAACTTTCAGTTTTGAAGGGCACCCTAACAACACAACAAAAGTTCATTTACAAACCTTGTTTGATTTGGGCTTTGACCGTGTAAGTTTTGGAGTTCAGGATTATTCTTTAAAGGTACAAAAAGCGATTAATCGTGTGCAACCTTTTGAAAACGTGCAGAGAGTAACCCACTGGGCGCGTGAGATTGGTTACAAATCCATCAGCCACGACTTGGTTTTTGGTTTGCCTTTTCAGACCTTGAACGACGTTCTTTATACTATTGACAAAAGTAATTCCTTGCGTCCTGATCGCATTGCTTTTTACAGCTACGCTCACGTGCCTTGGATAAAAGGCAACGGACAACGTGGTTTTGACGAAAGCAACTTACCTTCGGGAGACCAAAAACGGATGCTTTACGAAACAGGGAAAAAACACCTTATAGAAGCTGGATATCTCGAAATTGGGATGGACCATTTTTCTCTAACTTCCGATTCCTTATATGAATCATTCGTGAATAATAATTTGCATCGGAATTTTATGGGATATACAGCCTCCAAAACTCAAGTGATGATTGGGCTTGGTGTATCTTCCATAGGTGATAGCTGGTATGGTTTTGCACAGAATGAAAAAGACTTGGAAGATTATTACAAACGCATTGAATCTGACCAAATCCCTGTATTTAGAGGACATATATTGACAGAGGAAGATTTAATTGTTCGCAAGCATATTTTAAATCTAATGTGTCACTTTGAAACTTCTTGGGAAGACCAAAAGACATATTTCCCTGAGATAAAGCAAGTGACTGAGCAGTTAGCCGAAATGGTAAACGACGGTCTTATCCGCATTGACGGACAAAAAATGACCGTAACTGAGCTTGGAAAACCTTTTGTACGGAATGTTTGTATGGCTTTTGACTTACGCCTTCAACGCAACATTCCTGAAACGAAAATTTTTAGTATGACAGTTTAG
- a CDS encoding PUR family DNA/RNA-binding protein — translation MEENNFLENEDIFSKVLRAGRRTYFFDVRATRAGDYYLTITESKKFTEDNGAFHYKKHKIYLYKEDFESFKEILAQITSYVFEEKGEEVISERHQKDFKKEGGTAFSNHQNIDGGGGKLLKINKLTNFLFF, via the coding sequence ATGGAAGAGAATAATTTTTTAGAAAACGAAGATATTTTTTCAAAAGTTTTGCGTGCTGGGCGCAGAACTTATTTCTTCGATGTTAGAGCTACACGTGCTGGAGATTACTATTTGACGATAACGGAGAGTAAAAAATTCACTGAAGATAATGGCGCTTTTCATTACAAAAAGCACAAAATCTATCTGTATAAAGAGGATTTTGAATCGTTCAAAGAAATTTTGGCACAAATAACCTCGTATGTGTTTGAGGAAAAAGGTGAAGAAGTCATTTCCGAACGTCACCAAAAAGATTTCAAAAAAGAAGGAGGAACCGCCTTTTCGAATCATCAAAATATAGATGGGGGGGGGGGTAAATTACTTAAAATCAATAAGTTGACTAATTTTTTGTTTTTTTAG
- a CDS encoding dimethylarginine dimethylaminohydrolase family protein, translated as MLKVNIKNETNRLKAVILGTAQSNGATPTAEEAYDPKSLEHIKAGTYPIEKDMVAEMEAFRSVLEKYGVTVYRPEIIENCNQIFTRDIGFVIDDIFIKANILPDRENEYQAIEYIVNKIEKSKVVIPPDEVHIEGGDVMPWNEHIFIGTYKGSDYKNYITARTNMQGVEFIKELFPNKIVKEFDLVKSNLEARDNALHLDCCFQPVGRNKGIIYKSGFREEADYVYLLELFGKENLFHITRDEMYHMYSNIFSIAPDVVVSERKFTRLNNWLRDNGFVVEEIPYYEISKQEGLLRCSTLPLIRE; from the coding sequence ATGTTAAAGGTAAATATTAAAAACGAAACGAACCGACTAAAAGCAGTTATCCTCGGTACTGCTCAAAGTAATGGAGCTACTCCGACAGCTGAGGAGGCGTATGACCCAAAATCGTTAGAGCATATCAAAGCTGGGACGTATCCTATCGAAAAAGATATGGTAGCTGAAATGGAAGCTTTCAGGAGTGTGCTGGAAAAGTATGGCGTTACGGTATATCGACCCGAAATCATCGAAAATTGTAACCAAATCTTCACTCGTGATATTGGTTTTGTGATAGATGATATCTTTATCAAAGCAAATATATTGCCTGATAGAGAAAATGAGTATCAGGCTATTGAGTATATTGTGAACAAAATCGAAAAATCGAAAGTAGTTATTCCTCCTGATGAAGTACATATCGAAGGTGGGGACGTGATGCCTTGGAATGAACACATCTTCATAGGAACGTATAAAGGTAGTGACTATAAAAATTACATCACTGCCCGAACTAATATGCAAGGTGTAGAATTTATTAAGGAATTATTCCCAAATAAAATCGTAAAAGAGTTTGATTTGGTGAAATCTAACTTAGAAGCGAGGGATAATGCGTTACATTTGGATTGTTGTTTTCAACCTGTGGGCAGAAATAAAGGAATTATCTACAAGAGTGGCTTCCGTGAAGAGGCAGATTATGTATATTTGTTAGAACTTTTCGGAAAAGAAAATTTATTTCACATTACAAGGGACGAAATGTACCATATGTATAGCAATATCTTCTCAATTGCTCCTGATGTGGTGGTTTCGGAACGGAAATTCACGCGTTTGAATAACTGGTTACGAGATAATGGCTTCGTGGTGGAGGAAATCCCATACTATGAAATCTCAAAACAAGAGGGACTGCTCCGATGTTCTACCTTACCGCTTATCAGAGAGTAG
- the mobA gene encoding conjugal transfer protein MobA — protein sequence MDTKNIQHKQYNGRHKKLNPITHRYVFRLNDEDNAKFLSLFEQSGMKIKAHFITSVLFSKEIKSVKFDKSVLDFYIELTELYGQFRAVGVNYNQIVKILYRNFSEKKAAVYLFKFEKQTAQMVAICKEIMAISQQLEQHITEKNTKNGR from the coding sequence ATGGACACAAAAAATATTCAACATAAGCAATATAACGGACGACACAAAAAGCTCAATCCAATCACACATCGGTATGTGTTTCGACTAAATGATGAAGATAATGCTAAATTTCTATCTCTGTTTGAACAATCGGGAATGAAAATCAAAGCTCATTTTATTACTTCGGTATTATTTTCCAAAGAAATCAAAAGTGTAAAATTCGATAAATCAGTATTGGATTTTTATATCGAACTCACCGAACTCTATGGGCAATTTCGGGCGGTGGGCGTGAATTACAATCAGATAGTAAAGATTTTGTATCGCAATTTTTCCGAAAAGAAAGCCGCTGTCTATCTGTTCAAATTTGAAAAACAAACGGCTCAAATGGTAGCTATCTGTAAAGAAATTATGGCTATTTCACAACAATTAGAACAACATATCACTGAAAAAAACACGAAAAATGGTCGCTAA
- a CDS encoding YkgJ family cysteine cluster protein: MKTDFQQLKVLAKKQQDENKKFFARLKKKPPKDLDYQVQQIHDEVFENTDCLQCANCCKTTGPLFTNTDIERIAKHLRLKPQDFVSRYLYIDEDKDYVFQTLPCPFLDAENYCLIYEVRPKACREYPHTDRKKIYQISALTMKNTEICPAAFEVVERMKAKIKGK; the protein is encoded by the coding sequence ATGAAAACTGATTTCCAACAGCTAAAGGTTTTGGCTAAAAAACAACAAGATGAAAACAAAAAGTTTTTTGCACGATTAAAAAAGAAACCTCCTAAGGATTTGGATTATCAAGTACAACAAATTCACGATGAAGTATTTGAAAATACGGATTGTTTGCAATGTGCCAATTGTTGTAAAACTACAGGACCTCTTTTTACAAATACTGATATTGAGCGTATTGCTAAACATTTACGTTTGAAACCGCAAGATTTCGTAAGTAGATATTTATATATTGATGAAGATAAGGATTATGTGTTTCAAACGTTGCCGTGTCCGTTTTTAGATGCTGAAAACTATTGTTTGATTTATGAGGTTCGCCCCAAGGCGTGTCGTGAATATCCGCATACTGACCGAAAGAAAATCTACCAAATAAGTGCATTAACTATGAAAAATACCGAAATCTGCCCAGCTGCTTTTGAAGTAGTTGAGCGAATGAAAGCAAAAATAAAGGGAAAGTAA
- the ctlX gene encoding citrulline utilization hydrolase CtlX — protein sequence MNKQITDTILMVRPVAFRMNEETAVNNYFQEQIDLKNEEINKKAQQEFDEFAQKLRNIGVNVIIVDDIKEQDTPDSIFPNNWISFHQTGNIALYPMFAENRRRERREDVLDLLEEKGYVIENVYDYTEAENDDVFLEGTGSMILDRVNRKAYCALSPRADEELFIEFCEDFEYTPVIFKAYQKVDGVSKLIYHTNVMMSVAETFAIICLDTIEDKKEQKNVIAHLKEDGKEIIAITEAQMHQFAGNMLQVQGKDGAYLVMSGAAYRSLNPEQIKKIEKHCKILHSDLETIETCGGGSARCMMAEVFLSKE from the coding sequence ATGAATAAACAAATAACAGATACTATATTGATGGTTCGTCCAGTAGCATTTCGGATGAACGAAGAAACAGCGGTAAATAACTATTTTCAAGAACAAATTGACTTGAAAAATGAAGAAATCAATAAAAAAGCACAGCAGGAGTTTGACGAATTTGCTCAGAAGTTGCGAAATATTGGTGTGAACGTCATCATAGTTGATGATATCAAAGAACAAGATACGCCAGACTCGATATTTCCGAATAATTGGATAAGTTTTCATCAAACGGGGAATATTGCATTATATCCGATGTTCGCTGAAAATAGGAGGAGAGAGCGTAGAGAAGACGTGTTGGACTTACTCGAAGAAAAGGGGTATGTTATTGAAAACGTGTATGATTACACCGAAGCTGAGAACGATGATGTTTTCTTAGAGGGAACGGGCTCAATGATATTAGACCGCGTAAACCGAAAGGCGTATTGTGCGTTATCGCCTCGTGCTGATGAGGAATTGTTTATCGAGTTCTGTGAAGATTTTGAGTACACTCCTGTAATTTTCAAGGCATATCAAAAAGTGGACGGAGTTTCAAAACTTATCTATCATACCAACGTGATGATGTCCGTTGCTGAAACGTTTGCTATCATTTGTTTGGATACTATTGAAGATAAGAAAGAACAAAAGAATGTGATTGCTCATTTAAAGGAAGATGGTAAAGAAATTATTGCCATCACCGAAGCACAAATGCATCAATTTGCAGGAAATATGTTACAGGTGCAAGGAAAAGACGGGGCGTACCTCGTGATGAGTGGTGCGGCATATCGAAGTTTAAATCCGGAGCAGATAAAAAAAATAGAGAAGCACTGCAAAATATTACATTCTGATTTAGAAACTATTGAGACTTGCGGCGGCGGAAGTGCACGTTGTATGATGGCGGAAGTTTTCTTGTCAAAAGAATAA
- a CDS encoding PKD domain-containing protein, whose protein sequence is MIFSRIRYFCACFVVLLGCAVEQNIPIEGNFDILVVGERYNVPMRVRILNKVQGADTFKWEFPGGSYTSSDVMHPEEIVYRQPGTHTITLHTSNVDGEQKTFQKHFTAFAELVASFDWQQQGSLYAPLTLVMQNNSQGAEAYQWHFQGGTPEYSSEKNPTVVFNQEGEFTISLEVVNHSQRERVEKNIRVNPPLEVAFDWKNEYFENYQAPVRIFLSNQTKNATLGYHWQVTDGISTQESNEENPSFLLAREGTYQITLTAKNDKQTLSLSREIIVEKGDNLLTFTDIKLGVNMAQNTIGCFFSSYLGRILTAEEITSETGKLIDFVYFGQNSSFSYNVFLSPDKVQETVFEKIPGATPSHFINKQENVGQTLLDSDGFDQLGSGSVVALIDVISHKNQAPFNKDLIPRIVLFQTFDGRKGAIKIKEYISEGAQSYLLVDIKIQKIP, encoded by the coding sequence ATGATTTTTAGCAGGATTAGATATTTTTGTGCCTGTTTTGTTGTGCTTTTGGGTTGTGCTGTAGAGCAAAATATTCCTATTGAAGGTAATTTTGATATTTTGGTTGTGGGGGAACGATATAACGTTCCTATGCGGGTTAGGATACTCAACAAAGTACAAGGAGCTGACACTTTTAAGTGGGAGTTTCCCGGGGGTAGTTATACTTCGTCGGACGTAATGCATCCTGAAGAAATTGTGTACAGACAGCCGGGTACCCACACGATAACCTTGCATACATCAAATGTTGATGGAGAACAAAAAACATTTCAAAAACATTTTACTGCATTTGCAGAGTTGGTAGCTTCTTTTGATTGGCAACAACAAGGGAGTTTGTACGCTCCTCTTACACTGGTAATGCAAAACAATAGCCAAGGAGCGGAGGCTTATCAATGGCATTTTCAGGGAGGTACTCCCGAGTATAGTTCTGAAAAAAATCCGACCGTAGTTTTTAATCAAGAAGGAGAATTTACGATAAGTTTGGAGGTGGTTAATCATTCTCAACGTGAAAGAGTGGAAAAAAACATTCGTGTCAATCCGCCTTTGGAGGTTGCTTTTGATTGGAAAAATGAATATTTTGAAAATTACCAAGCTCCCGTACGTATTTTTTTGAGCAATCAAACCAAGAATGCCACCTTGGGTTATCATTGGCAGGTTACCGACGGAATTTCTACACAGGAAAGTAACGAAGAAAATCCGAGTTTTTTACTTGCTCGTGAAGGAACGTATCAGATTACATTGACAGCTAAAAATGATAAACAAACCCTTTCTTTAAGCAGGGAAATCATCGTTGAAAAGGGAGATAATTTATTGACTTTTACAGATATAAAATTGGGTGTCAATATGGCTCAAAATACTATTGGTTGCTTTTTTTCTTCTTATCTGGGAAGAATATTAACTGCAGAAGAAATTACCTCTGAAACCGGAAAACTTATTGATTTTGTTTATTTTGGGCAGAATTCTTCTTTCTCCTATAATGTTTTTCTTTCTCCCGATAAAGTTCAAGAAACTGTCTTCGAAAAAATTCCTGGAGCCACACCAAGTCATTTTATCAACAAGCAAGAAAATGTAGGGCAAACTTTGTTGGATTCTGATGGTTTTGACCAATTAGGTTCAGGCAGTGTAGTAGCTCTCATAGATGTAATTTCTCATAAAAATCAAGCTCCTTTTAATAAAGATTTGATTCCCAGAATTGTACTTTTCCAAACTTTTGATGGAAGAAAAGGAGCTATCAAAATAAAGGAATACATAAGTGAAGGTGCACAATCTTACCTACTGGTAGATATAAAAATACAGAAGATACCATAA